A genomic region of Manihot esculenta cultivar AM560-2 chromosome 15, M.esculenta_v8, whole genome shotgun sequence contains the following coding sequences:
- the LOC110601219 gene encoding AT-hook motif nuclear-localized protein 23: MAGLDLGTPSRFVHQLHQRPDLHLQHHLEPDDHDSNRHGGGGGVGAHFSTDHHHQQHEDGSNQGLDLVAGAGNSGPEDIGGRRPRGRPPGSKNKPKPPIIITRESANTLRAHILEVGNGCDVFECIANYARRRQRGICVLSGAGTVTNVTIRQPAAAGAVVTLHGRFEILSLSGSFLPPPAPPGATSLTIFLAGGQGQVVGGSVVGELTAAGPVIVIAASFTNVAYERLPLEEDEQLQMQNGDGSGEGGSGGGVGNNPFPDGAPTSGGLPFFNLPLNMQPNLQLPVDGWTGNSRAPF; encoded by the coding sequence ATGGCCGGTTTGGATTTAGGTACACCTTCTCGTTTCGTTCACCAGCTCCACCAAAGACCTGACCTTCACCTCCAGCACCACCTTGAACCTGATGACCACGATTCCAACCGCCATGGAGGCGGCGGCGGTGTTGGTGCTCATTTCTCTACTGACCACCACCACCAACAACATGAAGATGGCTCCAACCAAGGCCTTGACCTTGTAGCAGGAGCTGGAAACTCTGGACCAGAGGATATCGGTGGTCGCCGCCCCAGAGGTCGCCCACCCGGTTCCAAGAATAAACCTAAACCTCCGATCATTATTACTCGGGAGAGTGCCAATACGTTGCGAGCTCATATTCTTGAAGTGGGAAATGGATGCGATGTGTTTGAGTGCATCGCTAACTACGCCCGCAGACGGCAGCGTGGGATTTGCGTACTCAGCGGTGCTGGAACTGTAACTAATGTTACCATCAGGCAGCCAGCTGCTGCGGGAGCTGTTGTGACTCTTCATGGCAGATTCGAGATCTTATCTTTGTCTGGATCTTTCTTGCCCCCTCCAGCCCCACCTGGAGCAACTAGTCTAACGATCTTTCTTGCTGGTGGGCAAGGGCAGGTGGTGGGAGGAAGCGTAGTGGGGGAGTTGACGGCGGCAGGACCTGTGATAGTCATCGCAGCATCATTCACAAACGTGGCATATGAGAGGCTGCCTTTGGAAGAGGATGAGCAACTGCAGATGCAGAACGGTGATGGTAGTGGAGAAGGTGGAAGTGGCGGTGGAGTTGGAAACAATCCATTCCCTGATGGGGCACCAACATCAGGTGGGCTACCCTTCTTTAATTTGCCTCTGAATATGCAGCCGAACTTGCAGTTGCCGGTGGATGGATGGACAGGGAACAGTAGGGCTCCTTTCTAA